Proteins encoded together in one Kingella oralis window:
- a CDS encoding helix-turn-helix domain-containing protein: MYKTPTTSIGNTNQQGSLMKVHEKIRKIRELKNFSQENMAEQLQMSVNGYAKIERGEVGLQMDKLEKIADVLGMDVVDLLSVDKSLVFLNMENSTNSTNYYAAQEQYVIEIEKLKQQNSYIQAMLIEKEKLIAWQKQQLDALTELLKTVGKE, encoded by the coding sequence ATGTATAAAACACCCACTACCAGTATCGGCAACACCAACCAACAAGGAAGCCTGATGAAAGTGCATGAAAAAATCCGTAAAATTCGCGAGTTAAAAAACTTCTCGCAGGAAAACATGGCAGAGCAGCTGCAAATGTCGGTAAACGGCTATGCGAAAATTGAGCGTGGAGAAGTGGGTTTGCAAATGGACAAGCTGGAAAAAATAGCCGATGTGTTGGGCATGGACGTGGTGGATTTGCTTTCAGTAGATAAAAGTTTGGTGTTTTTAAATATGGAAAACAGCACCAATTCTACCAATTACTACGCCGCACAGGAGCAATATGTAATTGAAATTGAAAAGCTGAAACAGCAAAACAGTTATATACAAGCTATGTTAATAGAAAAAGAAAAACTGATTGCTTGGCAAAAACAGCAGCTTGATGCTTTAACTGAGCTGTTGAAAACCGTCGGTAAAGAATAA
- a CDS encoding SDR family oxidoreductase, with amino-acid sequence MQNIANKVVIITGASSGIGEATALKLAKEGAKIVLGARREDKLKAIADQIKAAGGEAVYRVTDVVKPEDNAALVALAKEAFGKVDVIFLNAGLMPSSPLSALETANWNAMIDVNIKGVLNGIAAVLPEFNAQKSGHIITTSSVAGLKVYPGAAVYCGTKWAVRAIMEALRMESAQAGTHIRTATIYPAAVQSELVSHITDEGASKGYRELYDNYEIPAERIANVVAFAISQPADTNVSEFTVGPTTQPW; translated from the coding sequence ATGCAAAACATCGCCAACAAAGTCGTCATCATCACCGGCGCGTCCAGCGGCATCGGCGAAGCCACCGCGCTCAAACTCGCCAAAGAGGGCGCGAAAATCGTGCTCGGCGCACGCCGCGAAGACAAGCTCAAAGCCATTGCCGACCAAATCAAAGCGGCGGGCGGCGAGGCGGTTTACCGCGTAACCGACGTGGTCAAGCCCGAAGACAACGCCGCCCTCGTTGCCCTTGCCAAAGAAGCGTTTGGCAAAGTGGACGTGATTTTCCTCAACGCGGGTTTGATGCCCTCATCGCCGCTGTCCGCGCTGGAAACCGCCAACTGGAACGCAATGATTGATGTGAACATCAAAGGCGTGCTCAACGGCATCGCCGCCGTGCTGCCCGAGTTTAACGCGCAAAAATCGGGGCACATCATCACCACTTCGTCCGTGGCGGGCTTGAAGGTTTACCCCGGCGCGGCGGTGTATTGCGGCACCAAATGGGCGGTACGCGCGATTATGGAAGCCCTGCGCATGGAATCGGCGCAGGCGGGCACGCATATCCGCACGGCTACGATTTACCCCGCCGCCGTGCAGTCGGAGTTGGTGAGCCACATCACCGACGAGGGCGCGTCCAAAGGCTACCGCGAGCTGTACGACAACTACGAAATCCCCGCCGAGCGCATCGCCAACGTGGTGGCGTTTGCCATCAGCCAGCCCGCCGACACCAATGTGAGCGAGTTTACGGTGGGCCCGACTACGCAGCCGTGGTAA
- a CDS encoding carboxymuconolactone decarboxylase family protein gives MSKKQTAGRDHLGTFAPKFAELNDDVLFGQVWSREAELAPHTRSLITIAALISGGNFEQLPAHLNIGKQNGITQQEIAEVITHLAFYVGWPKAWSAFNLAKEVYGKQGA, from the coding sequence ATGTCCAAGAAACAAACCGCAGGGCGAGACCATCTCGGCACGTTCGCCCCAAAATTCGCTGAGCTGAACGATGACGTGCTGTTCGGGCAGGTTTGGTCGCGCGAAGCCGAGCTTGCGCCGCATACGCGCAGCTTAATTACCATTGCCGCTTTAATCTCAGGCGGTAACTTTGAGCAGCTTCCCGCCCATTTGAATATCGGCAAACAAAACGGCATCACGCAGCAGGAAATCGCCGAAGTGATTACCCATCTGGCGTTTTATGTCGGCTGGCCGAAAGCGTGGTCGGCGTTCAATTTGGCAAAAGAAGTGTACGGCAAACAAGGAGCATAA
- a CDS encoding cupin domain-containing protein, which translates to MNTQNSEQQVKHGIFPLGEKNERYADVFVGQSYLAGLAAAPDASATVAHVSFEPACRNNWHIHTDGYQILLVTGGEGWYQEHGSPARSLQAGDVVVTNKGVKHWHGAKKDCWFSHIAITAGSTEFLEPVDEVHYNALPD; encoded by the coding sequence ATGAACACCCAAAACAGCGAACAACAAGTCAAACACGGCATTTTTCCGCTTGGCGAAAAAAACGAACGGTACGCCGACGTGTTTGTCGGGCAAAGCTATCTGGCAGGCTTGGCTGCCGCCCCCGACGCATCGGCAACCGTCGCCCACGTCAGCTTTGAACCCGCCTGCCGCAACAACTGGCACATTCACACCGACGGCTACCAAATCCTGCTCGTTACAGGCGGCGAAGGCTGGTATCAGGAACACGGTAGCCCCGCCCGCAGCCTGCAAGCGGGCGACGTGGTGGTAACCAACAAAGGCGTGAAGCATTGGCACGGCGCGAAAAAAGACTGCTGGTTCAGCCACATCGCCATTACCGCAGGCAGCACCGAGTTTCTCGAACCCGTGGACGAGGTGCACTACAACGCGCTGCCCGACTGA
- a CDS encoding aldo/keto reductase, with the protein MQTIQLANGIPIPVLGFGVYQIPPEETEQAVINAVKAGYRHIDTAQAYVNESEVGRGIARCGVAREELFVTTKVWVENAGEEAAAASLERSFARLNLSYIDMVLIHQPYGDVYGTWRALERYQAAGKIRAIGVSNFTPDRAVDLGIFNQVMPQVNQIEINPFHQRNEQIAALQSEGIAVEAWAPFAEDKNGIFQNPVLAAIGKKYGKSVAQVIIRWLVERDIVVLAKSVKPERMAENLNVFDFALSDEDKAAIAGLDTGESQFMNHQSIECVRQVKSWVFDV; encoded by the coding sequence ATGCAGACCATCCAACTGGCCAACGGCATCCCAATCCCCGTACTCGGCTTCGGCGTGTACCAGATTCCGCCCGAAGAGACCGAGCAAGCCGTTATCAACGCCGTCAAAGCGGGCTACCGCCATATTGACACCGCGCAGGCGTATGTGAACGAAAGCGAAGTGGGGCGCGGCATTGCCCGCTGCGGCGTGGCGCGGGAAGAATTGTTCGTTACTACCAAAGTGTGGGTGGAAAACGCGGGCGAAGAAGCCGCAGCCGCCTCGCTGGAACGCTCGTTTGCCCGCCTGAATTTGAGCTATATAGACATGGTGCTGATTCATCAGCCCTACGGCGATGTGTACGGTACATGGCGTGCGCTGGAACGCTATCAGGCGGCGGGCAAAATCCGCGCCATCGGCGTAAGCAATTTCACCCCCGACCGTGCGGTGGATTTGGGCATATTCAACCAAGTCATGCCGCAGGTAAACCAGATTGAAATCAATCCTTTCCACCAGCGCAACGAGCAAATCGCCGCGCTGCAAAGCGAAGGCATTGCCGTGGAAGCGTGGGCACCGTTTGCCGAGGACAAAAACGGCATCTTCCAAAACCCCGTGCTTGCCGCCATCGGCAAAAAATACGGCAAATCCGTGGCGCAGGTGATTATCCGCTGGCTGGTGGAGCGCGATATTGTGGTGCTGGCAAAATCGGTGAAACCCGAGCGCATGGCGGAAAACCTGAATGTGTTTGATTTTGCGCTGAGCGATGAAGACAAAGCCGCCATCGCGGGCTTGGATACGGGCGAAAGCCAGTTTATGAACCACCAGAGCATTGAATGCGTGCGGCAGGTAAAGTCTTGGGTGTTTGATGTGTAA
- a CDS encoding zinc-binding alcohol dehydrogenase family protein — MKAVGFNRPLPVSDENCLLDIELPAPELRERDLLVEVRAVSVNPADVKVRAAHTPAAGQYRILGWDAAGVVKAVGSGVQHFQVGDEVYYAGVINRPGSYAELQAVDERIVARKPRTLDFAQAAALPLTALTAWETLFDRLDVNKPVAGGSRALLLVGGAGGVGSITVQLLKTLTDIQIIATASRPESEAWLRRLGADDVINHRHSLPEQVVELCIDAPSWVFSTNHSAYYLPQLAELLAPQGRIALIDDPEVLDANPLKGKSISLHWEFMFTRALRETADIARQGEILAKVAQLVDEGRLHSTATQTIDGINAANLRRAHQMVERGDMVGKVVLAGW, encoded by the coding sequence ATGAAAGCCGTCGGATTCAACCGCCCGCTGCCCGTCAGCGACGAAAACTGCCTGTTGGACATCGAATTGCCCGCACCCGAATTGCGCGAACGCGACCTGTTGGTCGAAGTGCGTGCCGTGTCGGTCAATCCCGCCGACGTGAAAGTCCGCGCCGCGCATACGCCTGCCGCAGGGCAGTACCGCATTTTGGGCTGGGACGCGGCGGGCGTGGTCAAAGCCGTCGGCAGCGGCGTGCAGCATTTTCAGGTCGGCGACGAAGTCTATTACGCCGGCGTGATTAACCGCCCCGGTTCGTATGCAGAGTTGCAGGCGGTGGACGAGCGCATCGTTGCCCGCAAACCGCGCACGCTCGATTTTGCCCAAGCCGCCGCGCTGCCGCTGACCGCGCTCACCGCGTGGGAAACCTTGTTTGACCGCCTTGATGTGAACAAACCCGTCGCCGGCGGCAGCCGCGCCCTGCTGTTGGTCGGCGGTGCGGGCGGCGTCGGCTCGATAACCGTGCAGCTGCTGAAAACGCTCACCGACATCCAAATCATCGCCACCGCTTCGCGCCCCGAAAGCGAAGCATGGCTGCGCCGCCTCGGCGCGGATGACGTCATCAACCACCGCCACAGCCTGCCCGAACAAGTGGTCGAGCTCTGCATCGACGCCCCCTCGTGGGTGTTTTCCACCAACCACAGCGCATACTACCTGCCGCAGCTGGCGGAACTGCTCGCGCCGCAAGGCCGCATCGCGTTGATTGACGACCCCGAGGTGCTTGACGCCAACCCGTTGAAAGGCAAAAGCATCTCGCTGCATTGGGAATTCATGTTCACCCGGGCGCTGCGCGAGACCGCCGACATCGCGCGCCAGGGTGAAATCCTTGCCAAAGTGGCACAACTGGTTGATGAAGGCCGCCTGCACAGCACCGCGACGCAAACCATCGACGGCATCAACGCCGCCAACCTGCGCCGCGCGCATCAGATGGTGGAGCGCGGGGATATGGTGGGCAAGGTGGTGCTGGCGGGGTGGTGA
- the fabB gene encoding beta-ketoacyl-ACP synthase I translates to MKRVVVTGIGIVSSLGNNCREVLASLQNLKSGIAFDESYREMGLRSNVAGNINIDLKEHIDRKILRFMGSAPAYAYIAMQEAIENAGLTEAQVSNIRTGIVAGSGGASSASQVEAADVLRASGIKRVGPYAVTKTMGSTVAACLATPFKIKGVNYSISSACSTSAHCIGHAAELIQLGKQDIVFAGGGEEVSWQMSSLFDAMGALSSKYNDTPERASRAYDANRDGFVISGGGSILVLEEYEHAKARGANIICELTGYGATSDGYDMVQPSGEGAVRCMQMALAQHGGSVDYINAHGTSTPVGDTRELGAIREAFAGQTVPMISSTKSLSGHALGAAGSNEAIYSILMMQNDFVCASANIETLDELAEGLPIVRENRQVKLNAVMSNSFGFGGTNATLIFSRAE, encoded by the coding sequence ATGAAACGAGTCGTCGTAACCGGCATCGGCATCGTATCCAGCTTAGGCAACAACTGCCGCGAAGTGCTGGCATCGCTGCAAAACCTAAAATCAGGCATCGCCTTTGACGAAAGCTACCGCGAAATGGGGCTGCGCTCCAACGTGGCGGGCAACATCAACATCGATTTAAAAGAACATATTGACCGCAAAATCCTGCGCTTTATGGGCAGCGCCCCTGCCTATGCCTACATCGCCATGCAGGAAGCGATTGAAAACGCGGGCTTAACCGAAGCGCAAGTGTCCAACATTCGCACAGGCATTGTGGCGGGCAGCGGCGGCGCATCATCGGCATCGCAAGTGGAAGCCGCAGACGTATTACGCGCCAGCGGCATCAAGCGCGTAGGGCCTTATGCCGTAACCAAAACCATGGGCTCAACCGTTGCCGCTTGCTTGGCAACGCCGTTTAAAATCAAAGGCGTAAACTACTCCATCAGCTCCGCTTGCTCCACTTCGGCGCATTGCATCGGACACGCCGCCGAGTTAATCCAACTGGGCAAACAAGACATCGTGTTCGCAGGCGGCGGCGAAGAAGTGTCGTGGCAAATGAGCAGCCTGTTTGACGCGATGGGCGCGCTATCCAGCAAATACAACGACACGCCCGAGCGCGCCAGCCGCGCCTACGATGCCAACCGCGACGGCTTTGTGATTTCAGGCGGCGGCAGCATTTTGGTGCTGGAAGAATACGAACACGCCAAAGCGCGCGGCGCAAATATCATTTGCGAATTAACAGGTTACGGCGCAACTTCGGACGGCTACGACATGGTGCAGCCATCGGGCGAAGGCGCGGTGCGCTGTATGCAAATGGCGTTGGCGCAACACGGCGGCAGCGTGGACTACATCAACGCGCACGGCACGTCCACCCCCGTGGGCGACACGCGCGAATTGGGCGCCATCCGCGAAGCGTTTGCGGGGCAAACCGTGCCGATGATCAGCTCCACCAAATCGCTGTCGGGGCACGCGCTCGGCGCGGCAGGCTCCAACGAAGCGATTTACTCCATCCTGATGATGCAGAACGATTTTGTCTGCGCCAGCGCCAACATTGAAACGCTGGACGAGCTGGCGGAAGGTCTGCCGATTGTGCGCGAAAACCGCCAAGTGAAACTCAACGCAGTGATGTCCAACAGCTTCGGCTTCGGCGGCACCAATGCCACGCTGATTTTCAGCCGCGCGGAATAA
- a CDS encoding type II toxin-antitoxin system prevent-host-death family antitoxin has translation MQTISSREFNQNVAKAKNMSDTAPVCITDRGEPAYVLMNYAAYQSLNKHPKSNAERLGMSVEDLELVGEVEFPRCIIADREGLF, from the coding sequence ATGCAAACCATCAGCAGCCGCGAATTTAATCAAAACGTTGCCAAAGCCAAAAACATGAGCGACACCGCCCCCGTGTGCATCACCGACCGCGGCGAGCCAGCCTATGTGTTGATGAACTATGCGGCGTATCAGTCTCTAAACAAACACCCTAAAAGCAATGCCGAACGCCTCGGCATGAGCGTGGAAGATTTGGAATTGGTGGGCGAAGTGGAATTTCCGCGCTGCATCATCGCCGACCGCGAGGGGTTGTTCTGA
- a CDS encoding class I SAM-dependent methyltransferase: protein MSEKKISPKDITVLSTTMLIPLWAKAVEYQRDDALLRDKEAARMLNMIDYDFAPFTKAPASQAGCCGRAKLLDDMAAHFIAEHPDAVVVQLGAGLDARYERMGRPTVTAWYDLDLPEVIEVRRMLLPESGNVYLGVSMFDESWTQTVAAHGKPVLLIIEGVLMYFDEAQVKAFFEMVQRKLPHTQVVMDALFKRMVGKAQYHDALGRMGEKPPEFRWGISNANDVLKLAQGSCLVEEEHLSDFCGKRYPFILRLIYKTKWGRENMDMRILRVQL, encoded by the coding sequence ATGAGCGAGAAAAAAATTTCCCCCAAAGACATCACTGTGCTGTCCACCACCATGCTGATTCCGCTGTGGGCAAAGGCGGTGGAATATCAACGAGACGATGCGCTGCTGCGCGACAAAGAAGCGGCGCGTATGTTGAACATGATTGATTACGACTTCGCCCCGTTTACCAAAGCCCCCGCCTCGCAAGCAGGCTGCTGCGGGCGGGCGAAGCTGTTGGACGATATGGCGGCGCACTTTATCGCCGAACACCCCGATGCCGTGGTGGTGCAACTGGGCGCGGGCTTGGACGCGCGTTACGAGCGCATGGGGCGACCCACCGTTACCGCGTGGTACGACCTTGATTTGCCCGAGGTGATTGAAGTGCGGCGTATGCTGCTGCCCGAATCGGGCAATGTGTATTTGGGCGTGTCCATGTTTGACGAAAGCTGGACGCAAACTGTTGCCGCGCATGGCAAGCCTGTGCTGCTGATTATTGAGGGCGTGCTGATGTATTTTGACGAAGCGCAGGTGAAAGCGTTTTTTGAAATGGTGCAACGCAAGCTGCCGCACACGCAAGTGGTGATGGACGCGCTGTTTAAACGCATGGTGGGCAAGGCGCAGTATCACGATGCGCTGGGCAGAATGGGCGAGAAACCGCCCGAGTTTCGCTGGGGCATCAGCAATGCAAACGATGTGTTGAAGCTGGCGCAGGGCAGCTGCTTGGTGGAAGAGGAGCATTTGAGCGATTTTTGTGGCAAGCGGTATCCGTTTATTTTGCGGCTGATTTATAAAACCAAATGGGGGCGGGAAAATATGGATATGCGGATATTGCGTGTGCAGTTGTAA
- a CDS encoding winged helix-turn-helix transcriptional regulator: MGKTAHTAFNCAEGCSVEAALAVIGGKWKGTILYRLHRDGVLRFNEIRRILPAVSQRTLTAQLRALEADGIIERTVYAEVPPRVEYRLSAYGQTLAPVLLALKAWGDGHKARSEAA, from the coding sequence ATGGGCAAAACCGCACACACCGCATTTAACTGCGCCGAGGGCTGTTCGGTGGAAGCCGCGCTGGCCGTTATCGGCGGCAAGTGGAAAGGCACGATTCTCTACCGCCTGCACCGCGACGGCGTGCTGCGCTTCAACGAAATCCGCCGCATCCTGCCCGCCGTGTCGCAGCGCACGCTGACCGCGCAACTGCGCGCGCTGGAAGCCGACGGCATCATCGAGCGCACCGTTTACGCCGAAGTGCCGCCGCGCGTCGAATACCGCCTGAGCGCCTACGGGCAGACGCTTGCGCCCGTGCTGCTGGCGTTAAAGGCATGGGGCGACGGGCATAAGGCGCGGTCAGAGGCAGCCTGA
- a CDS encoding putative quinol monooxygenase: protein MNIIKKSLVGAIATVALSAQAAPVFNIFELGVQPEKTAQYDAVGKHNIQTSIANEQGTLAMYSVKRKDNPNMAYMIELYANDAAYQTHRATPHFQHYLRDTDAMIADKTFYEIAPSELGNKGGVRWGDE from the coding sequence ATGAACATCATCAAAAAATCCCTTGTCGGCGCAATCGCCACCGTTGCCCTCTCCGCCCAAGCCGCGCCCGTATTCAACATTTTTGAACTCGGCGTGCAGCCTGAAAAAACCGCGCAATACGACGCAGTGGGCAAGCACAATATCCAAACCTCCATTGCCAACGAACAAGGCACGCTGGCGATGTACTCCGTCAAGCGCAAAGACAACCCCAACATGGCGTATATGATTGAACTCTATGCCAACGATGCCGCCTACCAAACGCACCGCGCCACACCGCATTTTCAACACTATCTGCGCGACACGGACGCGATGATTGCGGATAAAACGTTTTACGAGATTGCGCCAAGCGAGTTGGGAAATAAGGGCGGGGTGCGTTGGGGCGACGAGTGA
- a CDS encoding type II toxin-antitoxin system VapC family toxin: MYLIDTNVLSEIRKIQSSHTPPEFLAWFNAINLNDCYLSVITLLEIEQGILRVRHRGDEAQFMRLQQWLNDTVIPTFDQRILPIDRHTARICVRLHVPDQRPYNDALIAATAIRHDLTLVTRNVRDFAELNVPLLNPFSGKG; encoded by the coding sequence ATGTATCTGATTGATACCAATGTTTTATCCGAAATCCGCAAAATCCAAAGCAGCCACACGCCGCCTGAATTTTTGGCGTGGTTCAACGCAATCAATCTGAACGACTGCTATCTTTCCGTCATCACCCTACTGGAAATCGAACAAGGCATTTTGCGCGTGCGGCATCGAGGCGACGAAGCCCAATTTATGCGCCTGCAACAATGGCTGAACGACACCGTGATTCCCACCTTTGACCAGCGCATTCTGCCCATCGACCGCCACACCGCCCGCATCTGCGTCCGCCTGCACGTGCCCGACCAACGCCCCTACAACGACGCGCTCATCGCCGCCACCGCCATCCGCCACGACCTCACGCTGGTAACGCGCAATGTGCGCGATTTTGCCGAACTGAACGTACCGCTGCTCAACCCGTTTTCGGGCAAGGGGTAG
- a CDS encoding NAD(P)H-quinone oxidoreductase — translation MPDGVTSIMGQELSGTVAALGEGVSGFALGDPVCALTDGGAYAQYCAVKAAQVLPLPAGYRLAEAAMLPETLFTVWVNVFMDGQMRAGETLLVHGGTSGIGITALAIARALGIRTLATVGNAEKMRVVEQYGAIAVNYKTDDFAQAVKQHGGADGILDVVGGSYFAQNLDCLNKDGRIFLIGFMGGNIAPEVNLLKIAVKRARITGSTMRCRNSAEKATIAQSLCEHVLPLLGDGSIAKPHLHRVYPWTEVAAAHAEMDKGTHIGKVLLDFTQG, via the coding sequence ATGCCCGACGGCGTAACGTCGATTATGGGGCAGGAACTGTCGGGCACCGTCGCTGCGCTCGGCGAAGGCGTGAGCGGTTTTGCCCTCGGCGACCCCGTTTGCGCGCTCACCGACGGCGGCGCGTATGCCCAATATTGCGCCGTCAAAGCCGCCCAAGTCCTGCCGCTGCCCGCGGGCTACCGCCTTGCCGAAGCCGCCATGCTGCCCGAAACCCTGTTCACCGTGTGGGTAAACGTGTTTATGGACGGCCAAATGCGCGCAGGCGAAACCCTGCTGGTACACGGCGGCACCAGCGGCATCGGCATCACCGCGCTGGCCATCGCCCGCGCGCTCGGCATCCGCACCCTCGCCACCGTGGGCAACGCCGAAAAAATGCGCGTGGTAGAGCAATACGGCGCGATTGCCGTGAACTACAAAACCGACGATTTCGCCCAAGCCGTGAAACAACACGGCGGCGCAGACGGCATCTTAGACGTGGTCGGCGGCAGCTATTTCGCGCAAAACCTGGACTGCCTGAACAAAGACGGGCGCATCTTCCTAATCGGCTTTATGGGCGGCAACATCGCCCCCGAAGTGAACCTGCTCAAAATCGCCGTCAAACGCGCCCGCATCACCGGCTCCACCATGCGCTGCCGCAACAGCGCCGAAAAAGCCACCATCGCTCAAAGCCTGTGCGAACACGTTTTGCCGCTGCTGGGGGATGGCAGCATCGCCAAACCGCATCTGCACCGCGTGTACCCGTGGA
- the fabA gene encoding 3-hydroxyacyl-[acyl-carrier-protein] dehydratase FabA yields MTTFTPQNSYTKEELLACGRGELFGAGNAQLPLPNMLMIDRIVTINNTGGKYGKGEIIAELDINPDLWFFGCHFVGDPVMPGCLGLDAMWQLVGFYLGWTGAPGRGRALGCAEVKFSGQVLPKHKKITYHIHIKRVMNSKLVLGIADAEMSVDGKKIYEGNGLRVGLFTSTEDF; encoded by the coding sequence ATGACCACCTTCACTCCACAAAACAGCTACACCAAAGAAGAATTGCTTGCCTGCGGGCGCGGCGAATTGTTTGGCGCGGGCAACGCCCAGCTTCCGCTGCCCAATATGCTGATGATTGACCGCATCGTAACCATCAACAACACAGGCGGCAAATACGGCAAAGGCGAAATCATCGCCGAATTAGACATCAACCCCGATTTATGGTTTTTCGGCTGCCATTTTGTTGGCGATCCCGTGATGCCCGGTTGCTTGGGCTTAGATGCCATGTGGCAACTGGTGGGCTTTTATCTGGGCTGGACAGGCGCACCTGGCAGAGGGCGTGCGCTGGGTTGTGCCGAAGTTAAATTTAGTGGACAAGTGTTGCCCAAACACAAAAAAATCACTTACCACATTCACATCAAGCGTGTGATGAACAGCAAGCTGGTGTTGGGCATCGCCGATGCCGAAATGAGTGTGGACGGCAAAAAAATCTACGAAGGCAACGGCTTGCGCGTGGGTTTGTTTACCAGCACCGAAGATTTTTAA